A part of Myxococcus landrumus genomic DNA contains:
- a CDS encoding ABC transporter substrate-binding protein, with translation MRRDNVKRRWGWVCVLAATLVACKEDKPAEVPDAGPVETGPQALTEQEPNERPEQALTLTRDSTVTADLSAQPNKVDEDWYRLAPASPRMVDVTVSGLPGGDITLEVHDRDRNRLASINSEGEGKPERFPNLYVETERWLRVAPARKGVGGAYTLTVTMRAANDGEEHEPNDRAVDAVSLPLGQTVTAFLGHAGDEDWYRVELPEPVTPTPDTAAPDAAVTPEGGEGSAPAPGTEGAAAPGEAPAQGTPPPSPSPAPENGAATGTAEEGTAPPSPTGTFAGGEPPPAGSGTVAMTPDSGTVVPPEPPSVALKIELSGVEGVRPEVSVLSAAEAPLFSLRGKEGEALSLRNIGVRATDRTVFVVVKGGWTGTGKEARRTFNSSAPYTLTVTQEEAGANAELEPNDELHKATSLTAGSYREGFISPKGDVDHFVLRTTEPVLAKVELTGVERLDLVLSMVEPPQGDGKQETVLLRANDGALKEPERLNNVACNGSCWFRVEGASRKVDGKWVKDFENAEKPYRISITTVPDNGGEEREPNNTVDRAQELTPGKAVRGTVFPVKDTDYYRLDLSDRPVRTPLKATLLGILKVDVGLYLHRVQPDGKLSLVQTADRAKGDQPESIRYSAEPGVYIFEVRDAKNREANFQDSYQLTVEEGE, from the coding sequence ATGCGGAGAGACAACGTGAAGCGACGCTGGGGGTGGGTCTGTGTGTTGGCCGCGACGCTGGTCGCCTGCAAGGAGGACAAGCCCGCCGAGGTCCCCGACGCGGGGCCCGTGGAGACGGGGCCGCAGGCGCTGACCGAGCAGGAGCCCAACGAGCGGCCCGAGCAGGCGCTGACGCTCACTCGGGACAGCACGGTGACGGCGGACCTGTCCGCGCAGCCGAACAAGGTGGACGAGGACTGGTATCGGCTCGCGCCGGCGTCGCCTCGGATGGTGGACGTCACCGTGTCGGGGTTGCCTGGCGGAGACATCACCCTGGAGGTCCATGACCGGGACCGCAACCGGCTGGCTTCCATCAACAGCGAGGGCGAAGGCAAGCCCGAGCGCTTCCCCAACCTCTACGTGGAGACGGAGCGCTGGCTGCGCGTGGCCCCCGCGCGCAAGGGCGTGGGTGGGGCCTACACCCTCACCGTGACGATGCGCGCCGCGAACGACGGCGAGGAGCACGAGCCCAATGACCGCGCCGTGGACGCGGTGTCGCTCCCCCTGGGGCAGACCGTGACGGCCTTCCTGGGCCACGCGGGCGACGAGGACTGGTACCGGGTGGAGCTGCCCGAGCCCGTCACGCCCACGCCGGACACCGCGGCGCCGGACGCCGCCGTGACACCGGAAGGTGGCGAAGGCAGCGCGCCCGCTCCGGGGACCGAGGGGGCCGCCGCGCCCGGTGAAGCACCCGCGCAGGGCACACCGCCCCCGAGCCCCTCCCCTGCCCCCGAGAACGGCGCGGCGACGGGGACCGCCGAGGAAGGCACGGCGCCTCCCTCGCCCACGGGCACCTTTGCTGGGGGCGAGCCGCCTCCCGCGGGCTCGGGGACGGTCGCGATGACGCCGGACTCTGGGACGGTGGTGCCTCCGGAGCCTCCGTCCGTGGCGCTGAAGATTGAGCTGTCGGGGGTGGAGGGAGTGCGGCCGGAGGTCTCGGTGCTGTCGGCGGCGGAGGCTCCGCTGTTCTCGCTGCGTGGCAAGGAGGGCGAGGCCCTGTCGCTGCGCAACATCGGCGTGCGCGCCACGGACCGGACGGTCTTCGTGGTGGTGAAGGGCGGCTGGACGGGGACGGGCAAGGAGGCTCGCCGCACGTTCAACTCGAGCGCGCCGTACACGCTCACGGTGACGCAGGAGGAGGCCGGGGCGAACGCGGAGCTGGAGCCCAACGACGAGCTCCACAAGGCCACGTCGCTGACGGCGGGGAGCTATCGCGAGGGCTTCATCTCGCCCAAGGGAGATGTGGACCACTTCGTGCTGCGCACGACGGAGCCGGTGCTGGCGAAGGTGGAGCTGACGGGTGTGGAGCGGTTGGACCTGGTGCTGTCCATGGTCGAGCCCCCCCAGGGTGACGGCAAGCAGGAGACGGTGTTGCTGCGTGCCAACGACGGCGCGCTGAAGGAGCCCGAGCGGCTCAACAACGTCGCGTGCAACGGGAGCTGCTGGTTCCGAGTGGAGGGTGCGTCGCGCAAGGTGGATGGCAAGTGGGTGAAGGACTTCGAGAACGCGGAGAAGCCCTACCGCATCAGCATCACCACGGTGCCGGACAACGGCGGCGAGGAGCGCGAGCCGAACAACACCGTGGACCGGGCGCAGGAGCTGACGCCCGGCAAGGCGGTGCGCGGCACGGTGTTCCCGGTGAAGGACACGGACTACTACCGGCTCGACCTGTCGGACCGGCCAGTGCGCACGCCGCTGAAGGCGACGCTCCTGGGCATCCTTAAGGTCGACGTGGGCCTGTACCTGCATCGCGTGCAGCCGGATGGGAAGCTCTCGCTGGTGCAGACGGCGGACCGCGCCAAGGGTGACCAGCCGGAGAGCATCCGCTACAGCGCGGAGCCCGGCGTCTACATCTTCGAGGTGCGCGACGCGAAGAACCGCGAGGCCAACTTCCAGGACTCGTACCAGCTCACCGTCGAAGAGGGCGAGTAG
- a CDS encoding NADase-type glycan-binding domain-containing protein, which yields MVRIPLVLSLLATAAVAASNAPPGYAQASDYLERERQPERYSPLHLLDGRDTTAWCATGESPAPVTIGFKDVVSIDEVRVYTGDGTDRASYKAHARAKKLTLASVSSAKSLKVEDKRGLQVVPISPALTGNRFTLEVVERFAGAREGAPVCVTDLVFYSGGKALNGTWLAPRLRYDARLAPLLGTWFGGLEGAPDRFLSLFVDGTFRFAYEPLEGGEPSSTTGSYTLSGTRLTLEVPNKGRVTARLQRAAPEGSSPAGATLELEGAVAEEWGRVFRGQP from the coding sequence ATGGTCCGCATCCCCCTCGTCCTGTCGCTGCTGGCGACCGCCGCCGTTGCCGCGTCCAACGCTCCACCCGGCTACGCCCAGGCCTCCGACTATCTGGAGCGCGAGCGCCAACCCGAGCGCTACTCACCCCTCCATCTGCTCGATGGCCGCGACACCACCGCCTGGTGCGCCACGGGCGAGTCCCCCGCTCCCGTCACCATCGGCTTCAAGGACGTCGTCTCCATCGACGAGGTGCGCGTCTACACGGGGGATGGAACGGACCGGGCTTCGTACAAGGCCCATGCGCGCGCCAAGAAGCTCACCCTCGCCAGCGTGAGCTCCGCGAAGAGCCTCAAGGTCGAGGACAAGCGTGGCCTCCAGGTGGTCCCCATCAGTCCGGCCCTCACCGGAAACCGCTTCACGCTGGAGGTGGTGGAGCGCTTCGCCGGCGCGCGAGAGGGCGCCCCCGTGTGTGTCACGGACCTGGTCTTCTACTCGGGAGGCAAGGCGCTCAACGGCACCTGGCTCGCGCCGCGGCTGCGCTACGACGCCCGCCTGGCGCCCCTGCTGGGGACCTGGTTCGGTGGACTGGAGGGAGCCCCGGACCGCTTCCTGTCCCTCTTCGTCGATGGGACGTTCCGCTTCGCGTACGAGCCCCTGGAGGGCGGTGAGCCCAGCTCCACGACGGGCAGCTACACACTGTCCGGTACTCGACTCACGCTGGAGGTCCCCAACAAGGGACGCGTGACGGCACGCCTCCAGCGAGCCGCCCCTGAAGGGAGCAGCCCGGCTGGAGCCACGCTGGAACTGGAGGGGGCGGTGGCCGAGGAGTGGGGCCGCGTATTCCGCGGCCAACCCTGA
- a CDS encoding zf-TFIIB domain-containing protein, producing MDCPSCNVEMTDLAGEEQTLRKCGECGGLWTDAADLNRLLLHNNLPGLESQGGKVDAAALTGQCPDCKVDLVRVDGGDRQHPLHYDTCESCGGIFLESEFQDATNVDVATKEIIDFFRHFSGKRKQAAL from the coding sequence ATGGATTGCCCCAGCTGCAACGTCGAGATGACCGATCTCGCGGGGGAAGAACAGACGTTGCGAAAGTGTGGAGAGTGCGGCGGGCTCTGGACGGACGCTGCGGACCTGAACCGGCTCCTCCTCCACAACAACCTCCCCGGGCTGGAGAGCCAGGGCGGCAAGGTCGACGCGGCGGCTTTGACTGGCCAATGCCCGGACTGCAAGGTCGACCTGGTACGCGTCGACGGTGGAGACCGGCAGCACCCGCTCCACTACGACACCTGCGAGTCCTGTGGCGGCATCTTCCTGGAGTCGGAGTTCCAGGACGCGACGAACGTCGACGTCGCCACGAAGGAAATCATCGACTTCTTCCGCCACTTCAGCGGCAAGCGGAAGCAAGCCGCCCTCTGA
- the murA gene encoding UDP-N-acetylglucosamine 1-carboxyvinyltransferase, whose amino-acid sequence MDKIVMKGGAELHGEVPVSGAKNAALPILASALLADGTSTFRNVPDLADVATMLKVLRTMGCGAERLEGRKKDVCEVGVNGHITPEAPYDLVKTMRASVLVLGPLVARFGRARVSMPGGCAIGARPIDQHLKGLKALGAEIHLTEGYVEARAKQLKGGTVNFDVITVTGTENVLMAAVLAKGRTVMENCAREPEIEELAKVLNKMGARIEGAGTSIITIEGVEGLTPVEHAILPDRIEAGTLLVAAAISGGNVLVKHAVPEHLDAVMDKLREAGCTLTAEAGGIRCKAPKTLTAVNITTTEHPGFPTDMQAQLMALMCVSQGTSVISENIFENRFMHVPELHRLGADITIQGHTAVVKGVKALSGAPVMATDLRASASLILAGLRAEGRTDVSRVYHLDRGYERLERKLRALGADIRRVKAKA is encoded by the coding sequence ATGGACAAGATTGTGATGAAGGGCGGCGCCGAGCTGCACGGCGAGGTTCCCGTGTCGGGCGCGAAGAACGCGGCGCTGCCCATCCTGGCCTCCGCGCTGCTGGCCGATGGCACATCCACGTTCCGCAACGTGCCGGACCTGGCCGACGTCGCCACCATGCTCAAGGTGCTGCGCACCATGGGCTGTGGCGCGGAGCGGCTGGAGGGCCGCAAGAAGGACGTCTGCGAGGTGGGCGTCAACGGCCACATCACCCCGGAGGCGCCGTACGACCTGGTCAAGACGATGCGCGCCAGCGTGCTCGTGCTGGGGCCGCTCGTCGCGCGCTTCGGGCGGGCCCGGGTGTCCATGCCGGGCGGGTGCGCCATTGGCGCGCGCCCCATCGACCAGCACCTCAAGGGCCTCAAGGCGCTGGGCGCGGAGATCCACCTGACGGAGGGCTACGTGGAGGCCCGCGCCAAGCAGCTCAAGGGCGGCACCGTCAACTTCGACGTCATCACCGTCACGGGCACGGAGAACGTGCTGATGGCGGCCGTGCTGGCCAAGGGCCGCACCGTGATGGAGAACTGCGCCCGCGAGCCCGAAATCGAGGAACTGGCCAAGGTCCTCAACAAGATGGGGGCGCGCATCGAGGGCGCCGGCACGTCCATCATCACCATCGAGGGCGTGGAGGGCCTCACCCCCGTCGAGCACGCCATCCTCCCGGACCGCATCGAGGCGGGCACGCTGCTCGTGGCGGCGGCCATCTCCGGCGGCAACGTGCTGGTGAAGCACGCGGTGCCCGAGCACCTGGACGCCGTCATGGACAAGCTGCGCGAGGCTGGGTGCACGCTGACCGCGGAGGCCGGGGGCATCCGCTGCAAGGCGCCCAAGACGCTCACCGCGGTGAACATCACCACCACCGAGCACCCGGGCTTCCCCACCGACATGCAGGCCCAGCTCATGGCCCTCATGTGTGTGAGCCAGGGAACATCTGTCATCAGCGAGAACATCTTCGAGAACCGCTTCATGCATGTTCCCGAGCTGCACCGTCTGGGTGCGGACATCACCATCCAGGGACACACCGCGGTGGTGAAGGGCGTGAAGGCGCTGAGCGGCGCGCCTGTCATGGCCACGGACCTGCGGGCAAGCGCTTCGCTCATCCTGGCGGGCCTGCGCGCCGAGGGGCGCACGGACGTCAGCCGCGTCTACCACCTGGACCGTGGCTACGAGCGACTGGAGCGCAAGCTGCGTGCCCTGGGTGCGGACATCCGGCGCGTCAAGGCGAAGGCCTGA
- the prmC gene encoding peptide chain release factor N(5)-glutamine methyltransferase: MSSETWTIRRVLTWTTQHFEKRQVDAPRLTAEILLSHVLKTGRVRLYVDLDRPLSKEELSAFRALIERRLSGEPTQYLTGTREFYNRAFKVDARVLIPRPETELLVEAALRVLPKDAPARALDVCTGSGCIAISLAAERPQLSVTATDLSPDACALARENAETLKVADRVTVLQGDLFSPLPPDARFHVIVSNPPYIATHEIAELSAEVRREPKLALDGGPDGLVALKRVVTEARKWLEPGGLLALEMGETQGPAVLELLRAAGYEDARVEKDLERRERMAFGTQPAASGPQG; the protein is encoded by the coding sequence ATGAGCAGCGAAACCTGGACCATCCGCAGGGTCCTCACCTGGACGACGCAGCACTTCGAGAAGCGTCAGGTGGATGCCCCCCGCCTCACGGCGGAAATCCTCCTGTCGCATGTGCTCAAGACGGGCCGCGTCCGACTGTACGTGGACCTGGACCGCCCGCTCTCCAAGGAGGAGCTGTCCGCCTTCCGCGCCCTCATCGAGCGGCGCCTGTCGGGCGAGCCGACGCAGTACCTCACGGGCACCCGTGAGTTCTACAACCGCGCCTTCAAGGTGGACGCCCGCGTCCTCATCCCCCGGCCGGAGACGGAGCTGCTCGTCGAGGCCGCCCTGCGCGTGCTGCCCAAGGACGCCCCCGCGCGGGCGCTGGACGTGTGCACGGGCTCGGGCTGCATCGCCATCAGCCTCGCGGCCGAGCGGCCTCAGTTGTCCGTGACAGCCACGGACCTGTCCCCGGATGCCTGCGCCCTGGCGCGGGAGAACGCGGAGACGCTCAAGGTGGCGGACCGGGTGACGGTGCTCCAGGGAGACCTGTTCTCTCCCCTGCCCCCGGACGCTCGCTTCCACGTCATCGTCTCCAATCCGCCCTACATCGCCACGCATGAAATCGCGGAGCTGTCGGCGGAGGTGCGGCGCGAGCCCAAGCTGGCGCTGGACGGAGGGCCGGACGGACTGGTCGCCCTCAAGCGGGTGGTGACCGAGGCCCGGAAGTGGTTGGAGCCTGGCGGCCTCCTTGCATTGGAGATGGGGGAGACGCAGGGACCCGCGGTCCTGGAGCTCCTGCGTGCGGCCGGTTACGAGGACGCGCGCGTGGAGAAGGACCTGGAGCGGCGGGAGCGCATGGCATTTGGGACACAGCCCGCGGCCAGCGGGCCACAGGGCTGA
- the prfA gene encoding peptide chain release factor 1, protein MIDKLEDVERRFERLTADLSNPDVLADSARLQKVSKERAGIEKLVETFRTYRQVLADLKEVEAWLESGGADEKSYAREALPGLKEQRDTLEAQLKVLLLPKDPNDDKNVILEIRAGAGGDEAALFAEEVMQMYLRYADTRGWKSDIIDMSPGNAGGVKDATVTLSGDAVFSNLKYESGVHRVQRVPATETQGRIHTSTITVAVMPEAEEVDVKINEADIDRQAMRSTGSGGQSVNTTDSAVRLTHRPTGIVVKCQQEKSQLKNYNMALRMLRAKIYEIEQERIRSERDSTRRSQVGTGDRSEKIRTYNFPQDRLTDHRIGLTVHNLPAVMTGDIEDIITACRTFYQAEALKAQTGGGPRPQPEA, encoded by the coding sequence ATGATTGACAAACTCGAAGACGTCGAACGCCGGTTCGAGCGCCTCACCGCGGACCTGTCGAACCCCGACGTACTCGCCGACTCGGCGAGGCTCCAGAAGGTCTCCAAGGAACGCGCGGGCATCGAGAAGCTGGTGGAGACGTTCCGCACGTACCGCCAGGTGCTCGCCGACCTCAAGGAAGTGGAGGCCTGGCTCGAGAGCGGCGGAGCGGATGAGAAGAGCTACGCCCGCGAGGCCCTGCCCGGACTGAAGGAGCAGCGCGACACGCTGGAGGCCCAGCTCAAGGTCCTGCTGCTGCCCAAGGACCCCAATGACGACAAGAACGTCATCCTGGAGATTCGCGCCGGCGCGGGCGGCGACGAGGCCGCGCTGTTCGCCGAGGAGGTCATGCAGATGTACCTCCGGTACGCGGACACGCGGGGCTGGAAGTCGGACATCATCGACATGAGCCCGGGCAACGCCGGCGGGGTGAAGGACGCCACCGTCACGCTGTCGGGCGACGCCGTCTTCAGCAACCTCAAGTACGAATCCGGCGTGCACCGGGTGCAGCGCGTGCCCGCCACGGAGACGCAGGGCCGCATCCACACCTCCACCATCACCGTGGCCGTCATGCCGGAGGCGGAAGAGGTGGACGTGAAGATCAACGAGGCGGACATCGACCGCCAGGCGATGCGCTCCACGGGCTCCGGCGGACAGAGCGTCAACACGACGGACTCCGCGGTGCGCCTGACACACCGGCCCACGGGCATCGTCGTGAAGTGCCAGCAGGAGAAGAGCCAGCTCAAGAACTACAACATGGCGCTTCGCATGCTCCGCGCGAAAATCTACGAAATCGAGCAGGAGCGCATCCGCTCCGAGCGCGACTCCACGCGCCGCTCGCAAGTGGGCACCGGCGACCGCAGCGAGAAGATTCGCACCTACAACTTCCCGCAGGACCGGCTGACGGACCACCGCATCGGCCTGACGGTGCACAACCTGCCGGCCGTGATGACGGGTGACATCGAGGACATCATCACCGCCTGCCGCACCTTCTACCAGGCCGAAGCCCTCAAGGCGCAGACGGGCGGCGGACCGAGGCCCCAGCCGGAAGCATGA
- a CDS encoding CapA family protein, with amino-acid sequence MRHAAFLLLLFSACHPRPATVTDAPSPTPSAPIQAPEDAGTPTPGPLASPEDAGAPVRPITLLVGGDVTLGHNHQKWFDEQVAKGRSREELLAYGFKEVRALGDASDLFVVNLECPFTEGGEKLAKNFNFRARPELVGALLAGGVDAVSLANNHLMDYGAQGLVDTLVTLEAARIPYFGAGRNLAEARKPAVITVGGVRVALLGYFFLGERNIEPPEVYATETTPGVAGHFSDVDVMERMLREDILAAKHQADVVLPFFHWGREGTYVPEPYQVRLAHAAIDAGAAGVLGSHPHVLQAMELHRGAPVVYSLGNFVFGGNWNPRDKRGALWKGRFGPGGYLSSEVFPLRTDRFPELPFQPVPVTGEAAEEVFRLLVNSSATMERLLPELEPWARPAPSPTTGGRE; translated from the coding sequence ATGCGCCACGCCGCCTTCCTGCTGTTGCTGTTCTCCGCCTGTCATCCTCGCCCCGCCACGGTGACGGACGCCCCTTCCCCCACCCCCTCGGCGCCAATCCAGGCCCCCGAGGACGCTGGCACGCCCACCCCCGGCCCCCTCGCCAGCCCCGAGGACGCCGGCGCCCCCGTCCGCCCCATCACCCTCCTGGTGGGCGGCGACGTGACGCTGGGCCACAACCACCAGAAGTGGTTCGACGAGCAGGTGGCCAAGGGCCGCTCCCGGGAGGAGCTGCTCGCCTACGGCTTCAAGGAGGTGCGGGCGCTGGGCGACGCCTCCGACCTCTTCGTCGTCAACCTGGAGTGCCCCTTCACCGAGGGCGGCGAGAAGCTGGCCAAGAACTTCAACTTCCGCGCGAGGCCGGAGCTGGTGGGAGCGCTCCTGGCCGGCGGGGTGGACGCGGTGAGCCTGGCCAACAATCACCTCATGGACTACGGCGCCCAGGGGCTGGTGGACACCCTGGTGACGCTGGAGGCCGCGCGAATCCCCTACTTCGGGGCCGGCCGGAACCTCGCCGAGGCACGCAAGCCCGCCGTCATCACCGTGGGCGGCGTGCGCGTGGCGCTCCTGGGGTACTTCTTCCTGGGCGAGCGGAACATCGAGCCGCCAGAGGTCTACGCCACGGAGACGACGCCCGGGGTCGCCGGCCACTTCTCCGACGTGGACGTCATGGAGCGGATGCTGCGCGAGGACATCCTCGCCGCGAAGCACCAGGCGGACGTGGTGTTGCCCTTCTTCCACTGGGGACGCGAGGGCACCTACGTCCCGGAGCCCTATCAAGTCCGGCTGGCCCATGCCGCCATCGACGCGGGCGCCGCCGGGGTGCTCGGCAGCCATCCCCACGTGCTCCAGGCGATGGAGCTGCACCGAGGCGCGCCGGTCGTGTACTCCCTGGGCAACTTCGTCTTCGGGGGGAACTGGAACCCGCGCGACAAACGGGGGGCCCTGTGGAAGGGCCGCTTCGGTCCGGGGGGTTACCTCTCCAGTGAGGTGTTCCCGCTGCGCACGGACCGTTTTCCGGAGCTCCCCTTCCAGCCCGTGCCCGTCACCGGGGAGGCGGCCGAGGAGGTGTTTCGATTGCTGGTCAACAGCTCCGCGACGATGGAGCGACTGCTCCCCGAGCTGGAGCCGTGGGCCCGGCCGGCTCCCTCCCCCACGACTGGAGGGAGGGAGTAA
- a CDS encoding tetratricopeptide repeat protein has protein sequence MAREKDNIALSDEHNTRGIELADRGWLDEAIKEFKKAIDLDPSSAHAHDNLATVYAEKKLFREALGEYLTALKLEPESATAHYNLACFLSTHAGEMAVEEYKEAIELDPEYPDAHLNLGLTYADQGRVEEAMRELQAAIELDPQDAFPRHELAALMMDEGDYRSAITLLKEVVRLEAENFEAQLDLGICYAQKGFYAEAERAYERARALNAEDLLLNYNLSALYALWGRPKDAVQYLKAALTADRQKVMGWLSTDPMFDALKGDADFEALF, from the coding sequence ATGGCCCGGGAAAAGGACAACATCGCGCTCTCCGACGAGCACAACACTCGTGGAATCGAGCTGGCGGACCGGGGTTGGCTGGATGAGGCCATCAAGGAGTTCAAGAAGGCCATCGACCTGGACCCAAGCTCGGCCCACGCGCACGACAACCTGGCCACTGTCTACGCGGAGAAGAAGCTCTTCCGCGAGGCGCTCGGCGAGTACCTCACCGCCTTGAAGCTGGAGCCGGAGAGCGCCACGGCGCACTACAACCTGGCCTGCTTCCTCTCCACCCACGCGGGGGAGATGGCGGTGGAGGAGTACAAGGAAGCCATCGAGTTGGATCCGGAGTATCCGGACGCGCACCTCAACCTTGGCCTCACCTACGCGGACCAGGGGCGGGTGGAAGAGGCCATGCGCGAGCTGCAGGCAGCCATCGAGTTGGATCCTCAGGACGCGTTCCCCCGGCACGAGCTGGCGGCGCTGATGATGGACGAGGGCGACTACCGCTCCGCCATCACGCTGCTCAAGGAAGTGGTGCGGCTGGAGGCGGAGAACTTCGAGGCACAGCTGGATTTGGGCATCTGCTACGCGCAGAAGGGCTTCTACGCGGAGGCCGAGCGGGCCTATGAGCGCGCCCGCGCCCTCAACGCCGAAGACCTGTTGCTCAACTACAACCTGTCCGCGTTGTACGCCCTGTGGGGCCGACCGAAGGACGCGGTGCAGTACCTGAAGGCGGCGCTCACGGCGGACCGTCAGAAGGTGATGGGGTGGCTGTCGACGGACCCCATGTTCGACGCCCTCAAGGGCGACGCCGACTTCGAAGCGTTGTTCTGA
- a CDS encoding hemolysin family protein — protein MGMEWVFLGLAILLVFANGFFVATEFAIVKIRATRLQSLVDEGQPGAAQALRMVEKLDAYLSATQFGITLASLGLGWLGEPAFAKLLEPVLTKLVPEGGSTTLAHTASVVIGFSIITFLHIVLGELAPKSLAIQRAEATTLAVALPMRAFYFLFYPAIVLLNGLAAWVLRVFGLQSVGEAHEAHSEDELRVILHSSAQAGAITTARAELLERALEMAQKTARQVMVPRNQVKFLDVEEPLEKCIADARAAGHTWLPVCRGNLDEVEGVVNAKDLFFLLSRGELRSLAQVQRPVLFIPENATLEQLLAEFRRRRRQTALVVDEHGGTSGLVTIADVVAEVVGDVAELGRRVEEVRSLPGGRFELPGTAQLDDLEERLDVNFDLDEDEEGEVTTIAGYLMTRLGRVPEKGDSLKLDMWRIQVEEVDGPRVVRVTVEPQSRAAPRSPTEAPSASPGEPGQGAAGAGDVPPASSSSGESSGA, from the coding sequence ATGGGAATGGAATGGGTGTTCCTGGGGCTGGCGATCCTCCTGGTCTTCGCCAACGGGTTCTTCGTGGCGACCGAGTTCGCCATCGTGAAGATTCGCGCCACGCGCCTCCAGTCGCTGGTGGACGAAGGCCAGCCGGGCGCGGCCCAGGCGTTGCGCATGGTGGAGAAGCTGGATGCGTACCTCTCCGCCACGCAGTTCGGAATCACGCTGGCCTCGCTGGGGCTGGGCTGGCTGGGTGAGCCCGCCTTCGCCAAGCTCCTGGAGCCGGTGCTGACGAAGCTGGTGCCCGAGGGCGGCAGCACGACGCTGGCCCACACCGCGTCGGTCGTCATCGGCTTCAGCATCATCACCTTCCTGCACATCGTGCTGGGAGAGCTGGCGCCCAAGAGCCTGGCGATTCAGCGCGCCGAGGCGACGACGCTCGCGGTGGCGCTGCCGATGCGGGCGTTCTACTTCCTCTTCTACCCGGCCATCGTCCTGCTCAACGGGCTGGCGGCGTGGGTGCTGCGCGTCTTCGGCCTCCAGTCAGTGGGCGAGGCCCACGAGGCGCATAGCGAGGACGAGCTGCGCGTCATCCTCCACAGCTCCGCGCAGGCCGGAGCCATCACCACGGCGCGCGCGGAGCTCCTGGAGCGCGCGCTGGAGATGGCTCAGAAGACGGCGCGTCAGGTGATGGTGCCTCGAAACCAGGTGAAGTTCTTGGACGTGGAGGAGCCGCTGGAGAAGTGCATCGCGGACGCGCGAGCGGCGGGCCACACGTGGCTTCCGGTGTGCCGGGGCAACCTGGACGAGGTCGAAGGCGTGGTGAACGCCAAGGACCTCTTCTTCCTTTTGTCCCGAGGCGAGCTGCGCAGCCTGGCGCAGGTGCAGCGGCCGGTGCTCTTCATCCCGGAGAACGCGACGCTGGAGCAACTGCTCGCGGAGTTCCGCCGCCGCCGCCGGCAGACGGCGCTCGTGGTGGACGAGCACGGTGGCACGTCGGGGCTGGTCACCATCGCGGACGTGGTGGCGGAAGTCGTCGGCGACGTGGCGGAGCTGGGGCGTCGGGTGGAGGAGGTTCGCTCGCTGCCCGGTGGACGCTTCGAGCTTCCCGGCACCGCGCAGCTGGATGACCTGGAGGAGCGGCTCGACGTCAACTTCGACCTCGATGAGGACGAAGAGGGCGAGGTGACGACGATTGCCGGCTACCTGATGACGCGGCTGGGGCGTGTTCCCGAGAAGGGGGACTCGCTGAAGCTCGACATGTGGCGCATCCAGGTGGAGGAGGTCGATGGGCCCCGCGTCGTGCGGGTGACAGTGGAGCCCCAGTCCCGCGCGGCGCCGCGCTCACCCACGGAGGCGCCCTCGGCGTCGCCCGGAGAGCCTGGCCAGGGCGCGGCGGGGGCAGGGGACGTACCGCCTGCTTCCTCCTCTAGCGGCGAGTCCTCCGGAGCCTGA
- a CDS encoding TapB family protein: MLLVGASPTPEVAPRSDTQAVEAPAACPNPYFPLEEGLTLTYRAGTSSTFVMSTHGVTPTPEGLRGKLLVKLKDRQGETEATCSTEGISLGLGGLEGALLSASGMEVQVVSSEGVAVPAPASLVPGGTWKNSLSVKLRPPASKTGGLRPTIATTFDKAATVEGEEEITVPAGTFKVLKVRNIVTARATRPGAEGRSMETTVWLAPGVGIVKLTTADSTGLELLQVERPRPAQAKASTKARRPVKKAAAADKKAPAEP; this comes from the coding sequence ATGCTCCTCGTGGGAGCGTCCCCTACGCCGGAGGTAGCACCCCGGTCTGACACGCAGGCGGTGGAGGCGCCGGCGGCCTGTCCCAACCCCTACTTTCCCCTCGAGGAGGGGCTGACGCTGACCTACCGGGCGGGCACGTCATCCACGTTCGTGATGAGCACCCACGGGGTGACGCCGACGCCGGAGGGGCTGCGCGGCAAGCTGCTGGTGAAGCTCAAGGACCGGCAGGGCGAGACTGAAGCAACCTGTAGCACCGAAGGCATCAGCCTGGGCCTGGGCGGCCTGGAAGGCGCGCTCCTGTCCGCGTCCGGCATGGAAGTGCAGGTGGTGAGCTCCGAGGGCGTGGCGGTGCCCGCACCGGCGAGCCTGGTGCCCGGCGGCACCTGGAAGAACAGCCTCTCCGTCAAGCTGCGGCCTCCGGCGAGCAAGACGGGCGGACTCCGGCCCACCATCGCCACCACGTTCGACAAGGCGGCCACCGTCGAGGGCGAGGAGGAAATCACCGTGCCCGCGGGCACCTTCAAGGTGCTGAAGGTGCGCAACATCGTCACCGCCAGGGCCACGCGTCCAGGCGCCGAGGGCCGCTCCATGGAGACCACCGTCTGGCTCGCGCCCGGCGTGGGAATCGTGAAGCTGACGACAGCCGACAGCACGGGCCTGGAGCTGCTCCAGGTGGAGCGTCCGCGCCCCGCACAGGCCAAGGCCAGCACGAAGGCCAGGCGTCCCGTGAAGAAGGCCGCCGCGGCTGACAAGAAGGCACCCGCCGAGCCGTGA